A part of Gambusia affinis linkage group LG21, SWU_Gaff_1.0, whole genome shotgun sequence genomic DNA contains:
- the LOC122824528 gene encoding collectin-12-like, giving the protein MKDDFGDEEEVQSFGYKRFGIQEGTQCTKCKNEWALKTSIALLYVLCTLLTIAVAVLGYKVVQRVDSVSEGIASYGGKIIAVETDLKKLDDQTEEKSENTTTEIQAFKSNIWALQRQLSAVQDHVHSDQVKLNQLQSIGSEIQSSQGTVRGRLSSNTAALHSVNGTLQYYGNIIESLQEDTARLQRELQQQVKLQSQALLSISNLNLTQAQQRGLIAALQRVVDETSQAIHKMRNDYQNLEQTTRQTHSDAEWLRGKMENLQVVASNASTLAKANNDSLEDMGAQLAFMTSQLQNTSRLAEGHDQTLREIMDRQRDFSNLTSAKFDRVEMQVDELEETMDRVTGNMSHTTQLLGAINLNLNGLRSCSEIIGRHSDVLQNLNDSVSDVRMDASSLRSQQEELAARLDKEVTSLSIVMEEMKLVDTKHSQLITNFTILQGPPGPRGPRGDRGPQGPPGQTGSKGERGEKGPPGIRGSRGEQGSSGPPGLPGLKGLPGVPGSPGPKGSRGSGGRAGPPGAKGEPGQAGLPGRDGQTGVPGLQGPPGIRGPIGPAGEQGPRGLPGPVGPPGPVGPPGQPGIPIQSPAVPFPQGSQQEEAVPHALLAPGCPLGWVNYKNRCYYFSKDLHSFDDSKANCESQLAMLLIISDKEEQKWLEGQIVGKGYFWIGLTDREEENAWRWVDGTIPAFTKWKPGQPDNWGHSHESGEDCAGLINEGLWNDFFCEDLISYICEKELETSKS; this is encoded by the exons GGATCCAGGAGGGCACCCAATGCACAAAGTGTAAGAATGAATGGGCACTGAAGACCTCTATAGCTCTGCTCTATGTGCTGTGCACCCTACTCACTATTGCTGTTGCTGTTCTTGGATATAAAG tggTGCAAAGAGTCGACAGCGTGTCTGAAGGTATTGCAAGCTATGGCGGAAAGATAATTGCGGTCGAGACAGATCTAAAAAAGCTTG atgatcaaACGGAAGAGAAGTCCGAGAACACCACCACAGAGATTCAAGCTTTCAAGAGCAACATCTGGGCCCTGCAGAGGCAGCTGTCTGCGGTGCAGGATCACGTCCACAGCGATCAGGTCAAGCTGAATCAACTGCAGAGCATTGGCTCAGAGATTCAGAGCAGTCAGGGGACCGTTCGGGGGCGTCTTAGCAGCAACACAGCCGCCCTGCATTCGGTAAACGGCACTTTGCAGTATTACGGCAACATCATTGAGAGTTTGCAGGAGGACACGGCCAGACTGCAGAGGGAGCTACAGCAGCAAGTGAAACTGCAAAGCCAGGCGCTTCTCAGCATCAGCAACCTGAACCTCACTCAGGCCCAGCAGAGAGGTCTAATTGCAGCTCTGCAGCGGGTCGTCGACGAAACCAGCCAAGCAATTCACAAAATGCGCAACGACTATCAGAACCTGGAGCAGACAACGCGTCAGACACACTCTGATGCAGAGTGGCTTCGCGGAAAAATGGAAAACCTGCAGGTCGTAGCGAGTAATGCCTCGACTCTGGCTAAAGCCAACAATGACAGCCTAGAAGATATGGGGGCACAGCTTGCTTTCATGACCAGCCAGCTGCAGAACACCAGTAGGCTGGCGGAGGGTCATGACCAGACGCTCAGGGAGATCATGGACCGGCAGAGGGACTTCAGCAACCTCACATCCGCAAAGTTTGACCGGGTAGAGATGCAAGTGGATGAGTTGGAGGAAACTATGGACCGTGTTACTGGCAACATGAGCCACACCACACAACTTCTGGGAGCCATAAACCTGAACCTCAATGGCTTGCGCAGCTGCTCCGAGATCATCGGTCGTCACTCAGATGTCCTACAGAACCTTAACGATAGCGTGTCAGACGTCAGGATGGATGCATCCAGCCTGAGGTCACAACAGGAGGAGCTGGCAGCCCGCTTGGATAAGGAGGTCACCAGCCTCTCTATTGTCATGGAGGAAATGAAGCTGGTGGACACCAAGCACTCACAGCTGATTACAAACTTCACAATTTTACAGG GCCCACCTGGTCCGAGAGGACCAAGAGGGGACAGAGGACCTCAAGGACCACCTGGTCAGACAGGATCCAAGGGAGAGAGGGGTGAAAAAGGACCTCCAGGAATCAGAGGATCTAGAGGAGAGCAGGGTTCATCAGGACCACCAGGTCTCCCAGGGTTAAAGGGCCTCCCGGGTGTACCGGGGAGTCCTGGACCGAAAGGTTCTCGAGGTTCAGGAGGCAGAGCTGGTCCTCCAGGAGCTAAAGGAGAACCAGGACAGGCTGGTCTTCCTGGAAGAGATGGCCAGACTGGTGTACCGGGACTGCAAGGACCACCGGGcatccgtggaccaattggacCAGCTGGGGAGCAAGGCCCAAGGGGTCTACCTGGACCAGTTGGGCCCCCAGGGCCTGTGGGACCACCAGGACAACCAGGAATCCCCATTCAAAGTCCAGCAGTGCCTTTTCCACAGGGGTCACAACAGGAAGAGGCAGTTCCTCATGCACTGTTAGCCCCAG GTTGCCCTCTTGGTTGGGTAAACTACAAAAACAGGTGCTACTACTTTTCCAAAGACCTGCACAGTTTTGATGATTCAAAAGCTAACTGTGAATCACAACTAGCAATGTTACTGATCATCAGTGACAAAGAAGAACAG AAATGGTTGGAGGGGCAAATAGTTGGAAAGGGCTACTTCTGGATTGGTCTGACGGACAGGGAAGAAGAGAATGCGTGGCGCTGGGTGGATGGAACAATTCCTGCTTTCAC GAAGTGGAAGCCCGGACAGCCTGACAATTGGGGTCACAGCCATGAGTCAGGGGAAGACTGTGCAGGTCTGATCAACGAAGGTCTATGGAACGATTTCTTCTGTGAAGATCTCATTAGCTATATCTGTGAGAAAGAACTGGAGACCT CAAAATCATAG
- the hacd1 gene encoding very-long-chain (3R)-3-hydroxyacyl-CoA dehydratase 1, with product MASSEEDGTVEEKENNNKKRTKSALITAWLTFYNIAMTAGWLVLAITMMRFYIQKGTHKGLYRSIARTLKFFQTFALVEVGHCAVGIVRTSVIVTGVQVCSRIYMVWFITSSIRQIQNEESVILFLVVWTVTEITRYSYYTFNLLHHLPYFIKWARYNFFIVLYPLGVVGELLTIYAALPFVRRSGMYSMRLPNKYNVSFDYYYFLIIVMLSYIPLFPQLYLHMLRQRRRVLHGEVIVEKDD from the exons ATGGCGTCCAGCGAGGAGGACGGCACGGTGGaggagaaggaaaacaacaacaagaagagAACGAAAAGCGCCCTCATAACCGCATGGCTCACTTTCTACAACATCGCCATGACAGCCGG GTGGCTGGTTCTGGCAATCACAATGATGCGCTTCTACATTCAGAAAGGCACACATAAGGGTCTCTACAGAAGTATAGCAAGGACACTGAAGTTTTTCCAGACCTTTGCATTAGTTGAG GTGGGACATTGTGCAGTTG GAATTGTGAGGACTTCTGTGATTGTAACTGGGGTTCAAGTGTGTTCAAGGATTTACATGGTTTGGTTCATCACTAGTAGCATCAGACAG ATCCAGAATGAAGAAAGTGTAATCCTGTTCCTGGTTGTGTGGACTGTGACAGAGATTACCAGATATTCTTATTACACATTCAACCTGCTCCACCATCTGCCATACTTCATCAAATGGGCCAG aTACAACTTCTTCATCGTCTTGTACCCACTGGGAGTCGTCGGAGAGCTGCTCACCATTTACGCTGCTCTGCCATTTGTGCGCAGATCTGGAATGTACTCCATGAGGCTCCCCAACAAATATAATGTGTCGTTTGACTACTACTACTTCCTCATCATCGTCATGCTGTCCTACATCCCAC tCTTTCCTCAGCTCTACTTGCACATGCTGCGGCAGAGGAGGAGGGTGCTCCACGGTGAAGTCATAGTGGAGAAGGATGACTAA
- the LOC122824186 gene encoding transmembrane protein 236-like, whose product MGSGSTLKFALCEVLQFAGLCVPLFIVMQRFAIIVAKVKASAQPPSDTSTAYWLIVASSIAYVTSTALLVWVPLKYLVFIKKKFLVGRKKWRPVALVYVILSTLPCFAFLIASSEVQINNNMKHDTFTEIPVSLVFFSLICIDVVERIRHCRLTGQANEMGRDAEIPSTVLTHVEPITPASPITPAVSGAAVSGPAVPGPAVSRPSMHRQGMPNPLQPGTSQISDRNHNGGGIRPETNGVIPGINGTPGRPFIISSPELSSPSMTGPAYHLSPYTYTGPLRFLCVSDARADVFVDSFMFWMDTVEMVRVAGHPLVYYSGWVFPIYIFSYVSCLRVVVMPNTPLLSSLGVALQDLPFFFVRVGLIALFGFVTPVLYLMKNLLVCLAFIYFNFMTKLRVFNTERMFF is encoded by the exons ATGGGATCAGGGAGCACACTGAAGTTTGCCCTCTGCGAGGTGCTGCAGTTTGCTGGCCTGTGTGTGCCACTCTTCATCGTGATGCAGAGATTTGCCATCATTGTGGCAAAGGTCAAAGCGTCTGCGCAGCCCCCCAGCGACACCAGCACAGCTTACTGGCTGATCGTGGCCTCCTCAATCGCCTATGTCACCTCCACCGCCCTGCTGGTGTGGGTACCCCTGAAGTACTTGGTGTTTATAAAAAAGAAGTTTCTTGTTGGGAGGAAGAAATG GAGGCCTGTGGCCCTGGTATATGTAATCCTGTCCACGTTACCCTGCTTTGCCTTTCTCATTGCCAGCTCTGAG GTTCagataaacaacaacatgaaacaTGATACATTTACGGAGATCCCTGTGTCTTTGGTCTTCTTCTCCTTAATCTGCATTGATGTTGTGGAGAGGATACGACACTGCAGATTGACCGGACAGG ctaATGAAATGGGAAGAGATGCTGAAATCCCCTCCACTGTCTTAACTCATGTGGAACCAATAACACCAGCATCCCCAATCACTCCAGCTGTGTCAGGAGCTGCCGTTTCAGGACCAGCTGTGCCCGGCCCGGCTGTATCGCGGCCATCAATGCATAGGCAAGGTATGCCAAATCCTCTTCAGCCTGGAACAAGTCAGATAAGTGACAGGAACCACAATGGAGGAGGGATACGTCCGGAGACTAATGGTGTCATACCTGGAATAAATGGGACCCCTGGCCGGCCATTTATCATCTCTTCTCCTGAACTGAGCTCACCATCAATGACTGGACCAGCTTATCATTTGTCTCCATACACCTACACTGGCCCTCTGAGGTTTCTATGCGTCAGTGACGCCCGAGCAGATGTATTCGTTGATAGCTTTATGTTCTGGATGGATACGGTGGAGATGGTGAGGGTGGCAGGACATCCATTGGTCTACTACTCCGGCTGGGTCTTTCCCATCTACATCTTCAGCTATGTGTCCTGCCTGCGTGTGGTGGTCATGCCCAACACCCCACTCCTTTCCTCTCTAGGAGTCGCTCTGCAGGACTTACCTTTCTTCTTTGTGCGTGTTGGCCTCATAGCCCTCTTCGGGTTTGTCACGCCCGTACTCTATCTGATGAAGAATCTGTTGGTCTGTCTGGCATTTATCTACTTTAACTTCATGACCAAGCTGAGGGTATTTAACACAGAGAGGATGTTCTTTTGA